In one window of Rhinopithecus roxellana isolate Shanxi Qingling chromosome 15, ASM756505v1, whole genome shotgun sequence DNA:
- the ARAP1 gene encoding arf-GAP with Rho-GAP domain, ANK repeat and PH domain-containing protein 1 isoform X4, with product MAEAGDAALSVAEWLQALHLEQYTGLFEQHGLVWATECQGLSDARLMDMGMLLPGHRRRILAGLLRAHTPPAPAPRPTPRPVPMKRHIFRSPPAPATPPELLPTATEDEGLPTAPPIPPRRSCLPPTCFTTPSTAAPDPVLPPLPAKRHLAELSVPPVPPRTGPPRLLLSLPTKEEESLLPLSSLPQPEPEDPLSALPQGPHQPPSPPPCPPEIPPKPVRLFPEFDDSDYDEVPDEGLGAPARVMAKKEESPLSRVPRAVRVASLLSEGEELSGDDQGDEDEDDHAYEGVPNGGWHTSSLSLSLPSTIAAPHPMDGLPGGSTPVTPVIKAGWLDKNPPQGSYIYQKRWVRLDADHLRYFDSNKDAYSKRFISVACISRVAAIGDQKFEVITNNRTFAFRAESDVERKEWMQALQQAMAEQRARARLSSAYLLGVPGSEQPDRAGSLELRGFKNKLYVAVVGDKVQLYKNLEEYHLGIGITFIDMSVGNVKEVDRRSFDLTTPYRIFSFSADSELEKEQWLEAMQGAVAEALSTSEVAERIWAAVPNRFCADCGAPQPDWASINLCVVICKRCAGEHRGLGAGVSKVRSLKMDRKVWTETLIELFLQLGNGAGNRFWAANVPPSEALQPSSSPSTRRCHLEAKYREGKYRRYHPLFGNQEELDKALCAAVTTTDLAETQALLGCGAGISCFSGDPEAPTPLALAEQAGQTLQMEFLRNNRTTEVPRLDSMKPLEKHYSVILPTVSHSGFLYKTASAGKLLQDRRAREEFSRRWCVLSDGVLSYYENERAVTPNGEIRASEIVCLAVPLPDTHGFEHTFEVYTEGERLYLFGLESMEQAHEWVKCIAKAFVPPLAEELLARDFERLGRLPYKAGLSLQRAQEGWFSLSGSELRAVFPEGPCEEPLQLRKLQELSIQGDSENQVLVLVERRRTLYIQGERRLDFMGWLGAIQKAAASMGDTLSEQQLGDSDIPVIVYRCVDYITQCGLTSEGIYRKCGQTSKTQRLLESLRQDARSVHLKEGEQHVDDVSSALKRFLRDLPDGLFTRAQRLAWLEASEIEDEEEKVSRYRELLVRLPPVNRATVKALVSHLYCVQCFSDTNQMNVHNLAIVFGPTLFQTDGQDYKAGRVVEDLINHYVVVFSVDEEELRKQREEITAIVKMRVAGTASGTQHAGDFICTVYLEEKKAETEQHVKIPASMTAEELTLEILDRRNVGIREKDYWTCFEVNEREEADGWSGPGMCR from the exons ATGGCAGAGGCTGGGGATGCTGCGCTGTCGGTGGCCGAGTGGCTGCAGGCATTGCACCTGGAGCAGTACACGGGGCTCTTTGAGCAGCATGGCCTGGTGTGGGCCACTGAGTGCCAAGGTCTCAGCGACGCCCGCCTGATGGACATGGGCATGTTACTCCCTGGCCACCGCCGCCGCATCCTGGCTGGCCTGCTCCGTGCCCATACCCCACCAGCCCCTgcaccccgccccaccccacgGCCTGTGCCCATGAAGCGCCACATCTTCCGCTCACCACCTGCACCCGCCACTCCACCCGAGCTGCTGCCCACCGCTACAGAGGATGAGGGGCTCCCCACTGCTCCACCCATCCCACCCCGGAGGAGCTGCCTTCCGCCCACCTGCTTCACCACTCCGTCCACAGCTGCCCCAGACCCTGTGCTGCCCCCACTGCCGGCTAAGCGGCATTTGGCAGAGCTGAGTGTTCCACCTGTGCCGCCCCGCACCGGACCCCCCCGCCTGCTGTTGAG CCTGCCCACCAAGGAGGAGGAGTCATTGCTGCCATTGTCATCCCTTCCCCAGCCAGAGCCTGAGGATCCCCTGTCCGCCCTCCCCCAGGGGCCTCACCAGCCCCCCTCTCCACCTCCCTGCCCCCCAGAGATACCTCCAAAGCCAGTACGCCTGTTCCCGGAGTTCG ATGACTCTGACTACGATGAGGTCCCAGACGAGGGGCTAGGGGCCCCAGCCAGAGTGATGGCCAAGAAG GAGGAGTCCCCACTGAGCCGAGTCCCACGGGCCGTGCGTGTGGCCAGTCTGCTGAGCGAGGGAGAGGAACTGTCTGGGGATGACCAAggggatgaggatgaggatgaccACGCCTATGAGGGCGTCCCCAA TGGCGGATGGCACACCAGCAGTCTGAGCTTGTCTTTGCCCAGCACAATTGCTGCGCCACACCCCATGGACGGGCTGCCTGGGGGCTCCACCCCCGTCACACCAGTCATCAAGGCTGGCTGGCTGGACAAGAACCCACCGCAGGG aTCTTACATCTATCAGAAACGATGGGTGAGACTGGATGCTGATCACCTGCGATACTTTGACAGTAACAAG GACGCTTACTCTAAGCGCTTTATCTCTGTGGCCTGCATCTCCCGCGTGGCTGCCATCGGGGACCAGAAGTTTGAAGTGATTACAAACAACCGGACCTTTGCCTTCCGGGCAGAGAGTGATG TGGAGCGGAAGGAGTGGATGCAGGCCCTGCAGCAGGCCATGGCTGAGCAGCGTGCCCGGGCCCGGCTCTCTAGCGCTTATCTGCTGGGAGTTCCAGGCTCAGAGCAACCTGACCGTGCTGGCAGCCTGGAGCTTCGTGGCTTCAAGAATAAGCTGTATGTGGCCGTGGTCGGGGACAAAGTGCAGCTGTATAAGAATCTAGAG GAGTACCACCTGGGCATTGGCATCACCTTCATCGACATGAGCGTAGGCAACGTGAAGGAAGTGGACCGGCGCAGCTTCGACCTCACCACGCCCTACCGCATCTTCAG CTTCTCTGCTGACTCAGAGCTAGAGAAGGAGCAGTGGCTGGAGGCCATGCAGGGAGCTGTCGCCGAGGCCCTGTCTACCTCGGAGGTGGCCGAGCGCATCTGGGCTGCAGTCCCCAACAGGTTCTGTGCTGACTGCGGGGCTCCCCAGCCTGACTGGGCCTCCATCAACCTCTGTGTCGTCATCTGCAAGCgctgtgcag GGGAGCACCGTGGCCTGGGCGCTGGCGTCTCCAAGGTGCGGAGCCTGAAGATGGACAGGAAGGTGTGGACAGAAACACTTATCGAG CTCTTCTTACAGCTGGGGAATGGCGCTGGGAACCGCTTCTGGGCAGCCAACGTGCCCCCCAGTGAGGCCCTGCAGCCCAGCAGCAGCCCCAGCACCCGGCGGTGCCACCTGGAGGCCAAGTACCGTGAGGGCAAGTACCGCCGCTACCACCCACTCTTTGGCAACCAGGAGGAGCTGGACAAG gCCCTGTGTGCTGCAGTCACCACCACAGACCTGGCTGAGACTCAGGCGCTCCTGGGCTGTGGGGCCGGTATCAGCTGCTTCTCGGGGGACCCCGAGGCCCCCACGCCCCTGGCTCTTGCAGAGCAGGCGGGGCAGACACTGCAGATGGAATTCCTTCGGAACAATCGGACCACAG AGGTGCCTCGGCTGGACTCGATGAAGCCCCTGGAAAAGCACTACTCAGTTATCCTGCCGACTGTGAGCCACAGTGGCTTCCTCTACAAGACCGCCTCTGCCGGCAAGCTGCTACAGGACCGCCGGGCCCGGGAAG AGTTCAGCCGGCGCTGGTGTGTCCTTAGTGACGGCGTCCTGAGCTACTATGAGAATGAGCGGGCAGTGACCCCCAACGGAGAGATTCGGGCCAGCGAGATTGTATGCCTGGCAGTGCCCCTTCCTGATACCCATGG CTTTGAGCACACCTTTGAGGTGTACACAGAGGGAGAACGGCTGTACCTGTTTGGGCTGGAGAGCATGGAGCAGGCTCATGAGTGGGTCAAGTGTATTGCTAAG GCATTCGTGCCTCCCCTGGCTGAGGAGCTGCTGGCCCGGGATTTTGAGCGGCTCGGACGCCTTCCCTACAAAGCTGGCCTGAGCCTACAGCGGGCCCAGGAGGGCTGGTTCTCTCTCAGTGGCTCCGAGCTCCGCGCTGTCTTCCCGGAGGGGCCCTGCGAAGAGCCGCTGCAACTACGGAAACTGCAGGAGCTTT CCATCCAGGGGGACAGTGAGAACcaggtgctggtgctggtggagCGAAGGAG GACACTGTACATACAGGGCGAGCGGCGGCTGGACTTCATGGGTTGGCTGGGGGCCATCCAGAAAGCAGCCGCCAGCATGGGGGACACGCTGTCGGAGCAGCAGCTTGGGGACTCGGATATCCCGGTGATCGTGTACCGCTGTGTGGACTACATCACGCAGTGCG GCCTGACCTCTGAGGGCATCTACCGCAAGTGTGGGCAGACATCGAAGACGCAGCGGCTGCTGGAGAGCCTGCGGCAGGATGCGCGCTCTGTGCACCTCAAGGAGGGCGAGCAGCACGTGGATGATGTTTCCTCGGCGCTCAAGCGCTTCCTACGCGACCTGCCCGATGGGCTCTTCACTCGCGCCCAGCGCCTAGCCTGGCTGGAGGCCTCAG AGAttgaggatgaggaggagaaggTCTCCAGGTACCGAGAGCTCCTGGTGCGGCTGCCCCCTGTCAACCGGGCCACGGTGAAGGCCCTTGTCAGCCACCTGTACTG TGTCCAGTGCTTCTCAGACACGAACCAGATGAATGTGCACAACCTGGCAATTGTGTTTGGGCCCACGCTCTTCCAGACAGATGGGCAGGACTACAAGGCTGGCCGTGTGGTGGAAGACCTCATTAACCACTATGTGGTGGTGTTTAGT GTGGATGAGGAAGAGCTCAGGAAGCAGCGGGAGGAGATCACTGCCATTGTGAAGATGCGTGTGGCTGGCACTGCCAGTGGGACCCAG